Genomic segment of Cyanobacterium stanieri LEGE 03274:
ACGCTTTACCGATGAACTTTGAAAATAGGCATTGCTGAACTTGGATATGATTTTTAGTTTAGTTGGGGAACGGGGAATAGGGAACGGGGAATAGTAACAATATTTTAAATATTCAACGTTTATTGTAATTTGATAATATTTCATACCATCATCAAGCAACGTCTGAAAATAAATAGATTTACCCCCAAAATATCCTAAACTCTCATCTCTGTATCATTAGAAAACCTGATACCTAATACCCAATATCTAACACCTGACTTGTAGTTCGGAAACCCGTACAATAAAACCCATTGCTATGGTATGATGATTTCGGTTAAATTAGCACTCGTAAGGTGAGAGTGCTAAAAACATTTTCTCCGAGCGATTAAAAGTATTAATTATAGAGAAATTAAGGAGTAAACCATCAATGGCTGCAATTACCATTAATGTATCAACTGTAAAGCCCTTGGGCGATCGTGTTTTCGTCAAAGTAAGTGAAGCTGAAGAAAAAACTGCTGGTGGTATCTACTTACCTGACAATGCAAAAGAAAAACCCCAAGTTGGTGAGGTGGTCACCGTGGGCGATGGTAAAGTAAATGATCAAGGTGTTCGCACTCCTGTGGAAGTAAAAGTAGGGGACAAAGTTCTTTACTCCAAATATGCAGGTACTGACATCAAACTCGGTAACGATGATTATGTCTTACTTTCCGAAAAAGACATTCTCGCTGTAGTTTCCTAATTTTATATAAAACCCTTGAAGGTAGCTCGAAATCATCGAGCAAACTACAACCTTTTAAACCATAAAATTATTTCAACTTTTAGAGTAAATAAGCAAGAATAACTATGTCCAAGTCTATCATTTATAATGAAGAAGCCCGTCGCGCCCTAGAGCGTGGTATCGATTTGTTAGCCGAATCCGTTGCTGTTACCTTAGGTCCTAAAGGTCGTAACGTTGTATTAGAAAAGAAATTTGGTGCACCCCAAATCGTTAACGATGGTGTAACCATTGCTAAAGAAATCGAATTAGAAGATCACATCGAAAATACTGGGGTTGCTTTGATTCGTCAAGCTGCTTCCAAAACCAATGATGTAGCTGGAGACGGTACTACCACCGCCACCGTACTCGCCCACGCCATCGTTAAAGAAGGTTTACGCAACGTTGCCGCTGGAGCTAACCCCATCGCCCTCAAGCGTGGTATTGACAAGGCCACTGAACATTTAGTGGAAAAAATCGCCGCCCATGCTAGAAAAATTGAAGATAGCAAGGCGATCGCCCAAGTAGGTGCTATTTCTGCGGGTAATGACACCGAAGTAGGTGAAATGATTGCCCAAGCCATGGATAAAGTAGGTAAAGAAGGCGTTATCTCCCTCGAAGAAGGTAAGTCCATGGAAACTGAACTTGAAATCACCGAAGGTATGCGTTTCGAGAAAGGTTATATCTCCCCTTATTTTGTAACCGATGCTGAGCGTATGGAGGCAGTATTTGAAGAGCCTTTCATCCTCATCACCGATAAAAAAATCACTTTAGTTCAAGACTTAGTTCCCGTTTTAGAACAAGTTGCCCGTCAAGGTAAGCCCTTAATCATCATCGCTGAGGACATCGAGAAAGAAGCCCTCGCCACTTTAGTGGTAAATCGCATCCGTGGTGTATTAAACGTGGCAGCGGTTAAAGCTCCTGGTTTTGGCGATCGCCGTAAACAAATGCTCGAAGATATTGCCATCCTCACTGGTGGACAAATGATTAGCGAAGATGCAGGACTCAAATTAGATACTACTACCGTAGATCAACTCGGTACTGCCCGTCGTTTAACCATCACCAAAGACACCACCACCATCGTAGCTGAAGGTAACGAAAAAGAAGTTAAGAGTCGTTGCGATCAAATTCGTCGTCAAATCGAAGAATCTGATTCTTCCTACGACAAAGAAAAATTACAAGAGCGCCTCGCCAAATTAAGCGGTGGTGTAGCTGTAATTAAAGTAGGTGCGGCCACCGAAACCGAAATGAAAGATCGTAAGCTACGCTTAGAAGATGCCATCAACGCTACTAAAGCAGCGGTAGAAGAAGGTATCGTCCCCGGTGGTGGAACTACCCTAGCTCACCTCGCCCCTGGATTGGAAGAATGGGCAAAAGGCAATTTAACCGCCGAGCAGTTAACTGGTGCTTTAATTGTTGCCCGTGCTTTAACTGCACCCTTAAAACGTATCGCCGAAAATGCTGGTCAAAATGGCGCTGTAGTAGCTGAAAGAGTTAAGGAAAAAGACTTTAACACTGGTTATGATGCTGCTAACAACGAGTATGTTGATATGTTTGACGCAGGTATCGTTGATCCTGCGAAAGTAACTCGCTCTGGTATTCAAAATGCCGCTTCCATCGCTGGAATGGTATTAACCACTGAGTGTATCATTGTTGATAAACCTGAAAAGGATAAAGGTGCTGCCCCTGCTGGTGGCGGAGACTTCGACTACTAAGTTGAAACTTTATAAATAATTTTGGGGTGGGCAATATGTCCACCCTTTTTTTGTTTTTTGATTAATATTAAGTTCGGAGAATTAGTTATAAATAGATTTTGTCTTCGCCCACCGTGTAATTTATTACACGGCTAAGGGTAGTTCGTTCAATAAATTGAACTAAAATTAATAGACTTGTTGTGAATTAAATATCTGCGTATCTGAAACCCTTATCAAATAAGGACTAAATTTGGCAAAAAAACTATTTCGCAACAACTCTAATTATTTTAATGTTTAATTATTTTACCGTGGTGAGTGGATTTGGATATAATATCAAATTCGATGTAGAAAGTATATCTTCAACCGCCTTGCAATGAATTACAAGGCTAACATTTTATCGTTCAATGAATTGAACTAAGGTATGTTTTAATTAAATTATAATTATTAATTCTCCATTATTATGGCTTCTATTCCTACTGAAATAAGTAATCGAGTTCAACAGTTAAAAGCTAAATTGCAAGAGGCAAGTTATGCTTATTATGTGTTGGATAATCCCATTATGGAAGATTCAGTTTATGATCAATTTTATCGGGAATTACAAACCCTAGAAAAAGATTATCCTCAATTAATTACCGTAGATAGTCCCACTCAAAGAATAGGAGATAAATTAGATGGTCAGTTTAATTCTGTTAGGCATAATATTCCTCTTTATAGTTTGGATAATGCTTTTAACTTCGAGGAGTTAAAACAGTGGGAAAATAGATGGCAAAAACAGTTATCTAATACCGTTGATTTTGATTATATTTGTGAATTAAAAATAGATGGCAGTGCGATCGCCCTTACCTATGAAAATGGCATATTAACAAGGGGTTTAACAAGGGGTGACGGTATTACAGGAGAAGATATTACCACCAACTTACGCACCATTCGTTCTATTCCTCTCAAGCTCAAATTAGATAATCCACCTCCCATATTAGAAGTAAGAGGAGAAGCCCTATTACCCCTCCAAGAATTTGAAAGAATTAATCAAGAAAGGGCAAGAAACAAAGAAAATTTATTCGCCAATCCTCGCAACGCCGCCGCAGGAACTTTAAGACAATTAGATCCTAATATTGTTAGTCAAAGAAAGTTACAATTTTTTGCTTATAACTTATACTTAAATAGCGAAAATATTTATATTCATAGCCAAAAAGAGTCATTAGATTTATTACAACAAATTGGTTTTTTAGTCAACCCTAATTATCAAGTTTGTCAAACTTTAGAAGACGTAATTGATTATTGTAATTACTGGGAAAACAATCGTCAAAAATTACCCTACATGACCGATGGTATTGTTATTAAAATAAACTCCCTAAATCTTCAAAATCAACTTGGTTTCACTCAAAAATTTCCCCGATGGGCGATCGCCCTTAAATACCCTGCCGATGAAACCCCCACCATGGTTGAAAAAATAACCGTCAACGTAGGACGCACTGGAGCAGTGACTCCCATGGCAATCATGAAACCAGTATCATTGGCCGGAACTATCGTTCAACGAGCCACTTTACATAATTACGACTTTTTGCAACAATTAGACATTAGAGTGGGAGATACCGTGGTTATTCGCAAGGCAGGGGAAATTATCCCCGAAGTGGTAAGAGTTATCCCCGAATTACGCCCCAAAAATACTCACCCCTTCGAGTTTCCCACCCATTGTCCCGAATGTGCTTCCGAATTAGTACGCCCCCAAAATGAAGTCGTCACCCGTTGTGTAAATAATTCCTGCCCTGCCATCTTGCGAGGTAGCTTAATCCATTGGGCATCCCGTGGCGCCATGGACATTCGAGGGTTAGGAGAAAAAGTGGTTACGTTGTTAATGGAACATAAATTAATTAAATCCATTGCCGATATATATGAATTAAAAGCCTTTGAAATTGCCGAATTAGAAAGGATGGGGGAAAAGTCAGCTCAAAATTTAATCACTGCCATTGAAGATAGTAAAAAACAACCTTTTGCCAAAGTTTTATACGGTTTAGGAATTCGTTATGTGGGTGCAGTAAATGCTAAAATTTTAGCGGATAATTTTCAAGATATAAACAGTTTAGCAAATGCTAATAATACCGATTTAGAGGCAATTAATGGTATCGGCAAAGAAATTGCTAATTCCTTGTTAGAATGGTTTCGTCTTGAGCAAAATAAACAACTAATTAATCTTTTAAAAAGTTATAATCTTACCCTACAAAATGATAATACTCAAAAAGATGATGAACAATTAATACTAGAAGGAAAAACATTTGTAATTACAGGAACATTAAATCAATTAACAAGAAATGAAGCTAAAGGTTTAATTCAAAAATATGGAGGAAAAGTAACAGGCTCAGTAAGTAGTAAAACAGACTATTTATTAGCAGGAGAAAAAGCAGGTTCAAAACTAATAAAAGCTCAAGAATTACAGATTCCAATTATTTCAGAATCTAAACTTTTAACCATGCTTAACCATTAAGGTGCGCTGGATAAAAAATATTATAAATTTAAACGATTCTGTAGATTATTAATTCTATATATTTGATTATATCTATCACCGTCCCCATACCAATATTACTAGCGATGTAATGAATTACATCGTAGAAAAATATCGAGTTTTCCAATCATACAAACCCTCTGCTAACACCTTTATCCCCGTGGTAGTATAATAAACTTGCGAAAACAACCATGAGATAAACTTTTACAATGCGCAT
This window contains:
- the groES gene encoding co-chaperone GroES yields the protein MAAITINVSTVKPLGDRVFVKVSEAEEKTAGGIYLPDNAKEKPQVGEVVTVGDGKVNDQGVRTPVEVKVGDKVLYSKYAGTDIKLGNDDYVLLSEKDILAVVS
- the groL gene encoding chaperonin GroEL (60 kDa chaperone family; promotes refolding of misfolded polypeptides especially under stressful conditions; forms two stacked rings of heptamers to form a barrel-shaped 14mer; ends can be capped by GroES; misfolded proteins enter the barrel where they are refolded when GroES binds), giving the protein MSKSIIYNEEARRALERGIDLLAESVAVTLGPKGRNVVLEKKFGAPQIVNDGVTIAKEIELEDHIENTGVALIRQAASKTNDVAGDGTTTATVLAHAIVKEGLRNVAAGANPIALKRGIDKATEHLVEKIAAHARKIEDSKAIAQVGAISAGNDTEVGEMIAQAMDKVGKEGVISLEEGKSMETELEITEGMRFEKGYISPYFVTDAERMEAVFEEPFILITDKKITLVQDLVPVLEQVARQGKPLIIIAEDIEKEALATLVVNRIRGVLNVAAVKAPGFGDRRKQMLEDIAILTGGQMISEDAGLKLDTTTVDQLGTARRLTITKDTTTIVAEGNEKEVKSRCDQIRRQIEESDSSYDKEKLQERLAKLSGGVAVIKVGAATETEMKDRKLRLEDAINATKAAVEEGIVPGGGTTLAHLAPGLEEWAKGNLTAEQLTGALIVARALTAPLKRIAENAGQNGAVVAERVKEKDFNTGYDAANNEYVDMFDAGIVDPAKVTRSGIQNAASIAGMVLTTECIIVDKPEKDKGAAPAGGGDFDY
- the ligA gene encoding NAD-dependent DNA ligase LigA, which encodes MASIPTEISNRVQQLKAKLQEASYAYYVLDNPIMEDSVYDQFYRELQTLEKDYPQLITVDSPTQRIGDKLDGQFNSVRHNIPLYSLDNAFNFEELKQWENRWQKQLSNTVDFDYICELKIDGSAIALTYENGILTRGLTRGDGITGEDITTNLRTIRSIPLKLKLDNPPPILEVRGEALLPLQEFERINQERARNKENLFANPRNAAAGTLRQLDPNIVSQRKLQFFAYNLYLNSENIYIHSQKESLDLLQQIGFLVNPNYQVCQTLEDVIDYCNYWENNRQKLPYMTDGIVIKINSLNLQNQLGFTQKFPRWAIALKYPADETPTMVEKITVNVGRTGAVTPMAIMKPVSLAGTIVQRATLHNYDFLQQLDIRVGDTVVIRKAGEIIPEVVRVIPELRPKNTHPFEFPTHCPECASELVRPQNEVVTRCVNNSCPAILRGSLIHWASRGAMDIRGLGEKVVTLLMEHKLIKSIADIYELKAFEIAELERMGEKSAQNLITAIEDSKKQPFAKVLYGLGIRYVGAVNAKILADNFQDINSLANANNTDLEAINGIGKEIANSLLEWFRLEQNKQLINLLKSYNLTLQNDNTQKDDEQLILEGKTFVITGTLNQLTRNEAKGLIQKYGGKVTGSVSSKTDYLLAGEKAGSKLIKAQELQIPIISESKLLTMLNH